One genomic window of Melanotaenia boesemani isolate fMelBoe1 chromosome 20, fMelBoe1.pri, whole genome shotgun sequence includes the following:
- the LOC121631689 gene encoding regulator of G-protein signaling 6-like isoform X2, producing the protein MAEGSKDQGSTGSTDPEEDSPNMIVYRKIEDIVTRIQDEKAGGVAIRTVKSFLSKIPSVVSGADIVQWLMKNLSIEDPAEAIHLGSLVAAHGYIFPISDHVLTLKDDGTLYRFQSPYFWPSNCWEPENTDYAIYLCKRTMQNKARLELADYEAENLARLQRAFARKWEFIFMQAEAQVKIDRKKDKAERKILDSQERAFWDVHRPVPGCVNTTEMDIRKCRREKNPHRVKKSVYGVPDDGQSQPSPVHISSQPTRKPTKEDVQKEITFLSIQLDRHCMKVSKVADSLMSYTEQFMEYDPFVSAVEPSNPWMSDDTTFWDLEASRDPSQQRVKKWGFSLEVALKDPAGRDQFLKFLESEFSSENLRFWLAVQDLKQRPLQEVSSRAQEIWQEFLAEGAPSSINLDSHSYERTSQNLKDPGRYSYEDAQEHIFKLMKSDSYARFLRSNIYQDLLLARKKGKSLTGKRLTGLMQSS; encoded by the exons ATGGCGGAGGGGTCCAAAGACCAGGGAAGCACTGGCAGCACTGATCCAGAGGAAGACTCCCCCAATATGATCGTCTACAGAAAG ATTGAAGACATTGTTACACGAATACAAGATGAGAAAGCAGGAGGTGTCGCTATCCGGACTGTCAAAAGCTTCCTCTCCAAGATCCCAAGTGTGGTATCAG GGGCAGACATTGTTCAGTGGCTGATGAAAAACCTCTCCATCGAGGATCCGG CTGAAGCCATCCACCTCGGGAGTCTGGTTGCAGCCCATGGCTACATCTTCCCCATTTCTGACCACGTTCTGACACTAAAGGATGATGGAACCCTTTATCGCTTTCAG TCTCCATACTTCTGGCCTTCAAACTGTTGGGAACCTGAGAACACAGACTATG CCATTTACCTGTGCAAGCGCACCATGCAGAACAAAGCCAGGCTTGAGCTCGCTGACTATGAAGCT GAGAACCTCGCCAGGCTGCAGAGGGCTTTTGCCAGAAAGTGGGAATTTATCTTCATGCAAGCTGAGGCACAAGTCAA GATTGACAGGAAAAAGGACAAGGCAGAGAGGAAGATCCTCGACAGCCAGGAGCGGGCATTCTGGGACGTTCACCGGCCAGTG CCGGGTTGTGTCAACACCACAGAGATGGACATCCGCAAGTGCCGAAGAGAGAAGAACCCACACAGGGTGAAAAAG TCAGTCTATGGGGTACCAGATGATGGGCAGAGCCAGCCGAGTCCCGTCCATATCAGCTCCCAGCCAACCAGGAAACCCACCAaagaggatgttcagaaggag ATTACTTTCTTGAGTATCCAGCTGGACAGACACTGTATGAAAGTTTCCAAAGTGGCTGATAGTCTGATGAGCTACACGGAGCAGTTCATGGAATATGACCCCTTTGTGTCAGCTGTAGAACCCTCTAACCCCTGGATGAGTGACGACACTACCTTCTGGGACTTGGAGGCAAG TCGAGATCCCAGCCAGCAGCGAGTGAAGAAATGGGGCTTCTCTCTGGAGGTGGCACTGAAGGACCCAGCAGGACGAGACCAGTTCTTGAAGTTTCTGGAGTCAGAGTTCAGCTCTGAGAACCTCCG GTTCTGGTTAGCAGTGCAAGACCTGAAGCAAAGGCCGCTCCAGGAGGTGTCCTCCAGGGCTCAGGAGATCTGGCAGGAATTTCTAGCTGAAGGAGCACCGAGCTCCATCAACCTGGACTCTCACAGCTATGAGCGAACCAGCCAGAACCTCAAAGACCCCGGGCGTTACAGCTATGAGGATGCTCAG GAGCATATATTCAAGCTAATGAAAAGTGACAGCTATGCACGCTTTTTGCGGTCCAATATCTACCAAGACCTCCTGTTGGCCAGGAAGAAG GGCAAGTCTTTGACGGGAAAGCGCCTGACAGGCCTGATGCAGTCGTCCTGA
- the LOC121631689 gene encoding regulator of G-protein signaling 6-like isoform X1 translates to MAEGSKDQGSTGSTDPEEDSPNMIVYRKIEDIVTRIQDEKAGGVAIRTVKSFLSKIPSVVSGADIVQWLMKNLSIEDPAEAIHLGSLVAAHGYIFPISDHVLTLKDDGTLYRFQSPYFWPSNCWEPENTDYAIYLCKRTMQNKARLELADYEAENLARLQRAFARKWEFIFMQAEAQVKIDRKKDKAERKILDSQERAFWDVHRPVPGCVNTTEMDIRKCRREKNPHRVKKSVYGVPDDGQSQPSPVHISSQPTRKPTKEDVQKEITFLSIQLDRHCMKVSKVADSLMSYTEQFMEYDPFVSAVEPSNPWMSDDTTFWDLEASRDPSQQRVKKWGFSLEVALKDPAGRDQFLKFLESEFSSENLRFWLAVQDLKQRPLQEVSSRAQEIWQEFLAEGAPSSINLDSHSYERTSQNLKDPGRYSYEDAQEHIFKLMKSDSYARFLRSNIYQDLLLARKKQPADTEQGRRTSLEKFTRSVGKSLTGKRLTGLMQSS, encoded by the exons ATGGCGGAGGGGTCCAAAGACCAGGGAAGCACTGGCAGCACTGATCCAGAGGAAGACTCCCCCAATATGATCGTCTACAGAAAG ATTGAAGACATTGTTACACGAATACAAGATGAGAAAGCAGGAGGTGTCGCTATCCGGACTGTCAAAAGCTTCCTCTCCAAGATCCCAAGTGTGGTATCAG GGGCAGACATTGTTCAGTGGCTGATGAAAAACCTCTCCATCGAGGATCCGG CTGAAGCCATCCACCTCGGGAGTCTGGTTGCAGCCCATGGCTACATCTTCCCCATTTCTGACCACGTTCTGACACTAAAGGATGATGGAACCCTTTATCGCTTTCAG TCTCCATACTTCTGGCCTTCAAACTGTTGGGAACCTGAGAACACAGACTATG CCATTTACCTGTGCAAGCGCACCATGCAGAACAAAGCCAGGCTTGAGCTCGCTGACTATGAAGCT GAGAACCTCGCCAGGCTGCAGAGGGCTTTTGCCAGAAAGTGGGAATTTATCTTCATGCAAGCTGAGGCACAAGTCAA GATTGACAGGAAAAAGGACAAGGCAGAGAGGAAGATCCTCGACAGCCAGGAGCGGGCATTCTGGGACGTTCACCGGCCAGTG CCGGGTTGTGTCAACACCACAGAGATGGACATCCGCAAGTGCCGAAGAGAGAAGAACCCACACAGGGTGAAAAAG TCAGTCTATGGGGTACCAGATGATGGGCAGAGCCAGCCGAGTCCCGTCCATATCAGCTCCCAGCCAACCAGGAAACCCACCAaagaggatgttcagaaggag ATTACTTTCTTGAGTATCCAGCTGGACAGACACTGTATGAAAGTTTCCAAAGTGGCTGATAGTCTGATGAGCTACACGGAGCAGTTCATGGAATATGACCCCTTTGTGTCAGCTGTAGAACCCTCTAACCCCTGGATGAGTGACGACACTACCTTCTGGGACTTGGAGGCAAG TCGAGATCCCAGCCAGCAGCGAGTGAAGAAATGGGGCTTCTCTCTGGAGGTGGCACTGAAGGACCCAGCAGGACGAGACCAGTTCTTGAAGTTTCTGGAGTCAGAGTTCAGCTCTGAGAACCTCCG GTTCTGGTTAGCAGTGCAAGACCTGAAGCAAAGGCCGCTCCAGGAGGTGTCCTCCAGGGCTCAGGAGATCTGGCAGGAATTTCTAGCTGAAGGAGCACCGAGCTCCATCAACCTGGACTCTCACAGCTATGAGCGAACCAGCCAGAACCTCAAAGACCCCGGGCGTTACAGCTATGAGGATGCTCAG GAGCATATATTCAAGCTAATGAAAAGTGACAGCTATGCACGCTTTTTGCGGTCCAATATCTACCAAGACCTCCTGTTGGCCAGGAAGAAG CAGCCAGCAGACACTGAACAGGGCCGCCGCACCTCCTTGGAGAAGTTCACGCGCAGTGTG GGCAAGTCTTTGACGGGAAAGCGCCTGACAGGCCTGATGCAGTCGTCCTGA
- the LOC121631689 gene encoding regulator of G-protein signaling 6-like isoform X3 — protein MKNLSIEDPAEAIHLGSLVAAHGYIFPISDHVLTLKDDGTLYRFQSPYFWPSNCWEPENTDYAIYLCKRTMQNKARLELADYEAENLARLQRAFARKWEFIFMQAEAQVKIDRKKDKAERKILDSQERAFWDVHRPVPGCVNTTEMDIRKCRREKNPHRVKKSVYGVPDDGQSQPSPVHISSQPTRKPTKEDVQKEITFLSIQLDRHCMKVSKVADSLMSYTEQFMEYDPFVSAVEPSNPWMSDDTTFWDLEASRDPSQQRVKKWGFSLEVALKDPAGRDQFLKFLESEFSSENLRFWLAVQDLKQRPLQEVSSRAQEIWQEFLAEGAPSSINLDSHSYERTSQNLKDPGRYSYEDAQEHIFKLMKSDSYARFLRSNIYQDLLLARKKQPADTEQGRRTSLEKFTRSVGKSLTGKRLTGLMQSS, from the exons ATGAAAAACCTCTCCATCGAGGATCCGG CTGAAGCCATCCACCTCGGGAGTCTGGTTGCAGCCCATGGCTACATCTTCCCCATTTCTGACCACGTTCTGACACTAAAGGATGATGGAACCCTTTATCGCTTTCAG TCTCCATACTTCTGGCCTTCAAACTGTTGGGAACCTGAGAACACAGACTATG CCATTTACCTGTGCAAGCGCACCATGCAGAACAAAGCCAGGCTTGAGCTCGCTGACTATGAAGCT GAGAACCTCGCCAGGCTGCAGAGGGCTTTTGCCAGAAAGTGGGAATTTATCTTCATGCAAGCTGAGGCACAAGTCAA GATTGACAGGAAAAAGGACAAGGCAGAGAGGAAGATCCTCGACAGCCAGGAGCGGGCATTCTGGGACGTTCACCGGCCAGTG CCGGGTTGTGTCAACACCACAGAGATGGACATCCGCAAGTGCCGAAGAGAGAAGAACCCACACAGGGTGAAAAAG TCAGTCTATGGGGTACCAGATGATGGGCAGAGCCAGCCGAGTCCCGTCCATATCAGCTCCCAGCCAACCAGGAAACCCACCAaagaggatgttcagaaggag ATTACTTTCTTGAGTATCCAGCTGGACAGACACTGTATGAAAGTTTCCAAAGTGGCTGATAGTCTGATGAGCTACACGGAGCAGTTCATGGAATATGACCCCTTTGTGTCAGCTGTAGAACCCTCTAACCCCTGGATGAGTGACGACACTACCTTCTGGGACTTGGAGGCAAG TCGAGATCCCAGCCAGCAGCGAGTGAAGAAATGGGGCTTCTCTCTGGAGGTGGCACTGAAGGACCCAGCAGGACGAGACCAGTTCTTGAAGTTTCTGGAGTCAGAGTTCAGCTCTGAGAACCTCCG GTTCTGGTTAGCAGTGCAAGACCTGAAGCAAAGGCCGCTCCAGGAGGTGTCCTCCAGGGCTCAGGAGATCTGGCAGGAATTTCTAGCTGAAGGAGCACCGAGCTCCATCAACCTGGACTCTCACAGCTATGAGCGAACCAGCCAGAACCTCAAAGACCCCGGGCGTTACAGCTATGAGGATGCTCAG GAGCATATATTCAAGCTAATGAAAAGTGACAGCTATGCACGCTTTTTGCGGTCCAATATCTACCAAGACCTCCTGTTGGCCAGGAAGAAG CAGCCAGCAGACACTGAACAGGGCCGCCGCACCTCCTTGGAGAAGTTCACGCGCAGTGTG GGCAAGTCTTTGACGGGAAAGCGCCTGACAGGCCTGATGCAGTCGTCCTGA